The following proteins come from a genomic window of Nitrospira sp.:
- a CDS encoding sigma-54-dependent Fis family transcriptional regulator, with product MQSATILVADDDAVARELLAEALKKEGYQVEAFASGEEVIARGREGRVDLVLTDIRMGAVDGLTVLREFKRVNPNTAVVVLTAFGSLEGAIEAIKQGAYDYLAKPFKREDIKLVVKRGLDHCRLLRENARFREELKSKGEWSPLVGSSTAMLEVYKLVARVAESKSTVLLQGESGTGKELIARAIHTNGPRRDKPFIPVNCGALPDTLLESEMFGYEKGAFTGAAGTKVGLFESANGGTLFLDEIGELGQALQVKLLRVMQDQEVRRVGSTTSTKVDVRIIAATNRDLEQLVKEGKFRDDLFYRLKVVPITLPSLVDRREDIPMLVHHFLQKCAAGTGHAVRGVLPDTMTLLTQYRWPGNVRELENAIERAVSLSHGPLLTPEDLPEVIRQGATADAASRLSHSDGLDDVYLTLEEVEKRHLIRVLKETKGNKVKAAKILGIDRRTLYRMAERFGLDLGEETEGTEKEPA from the coding sequence ATGCAGTCAGCGACGATTCTGGTGGCCGATGACGATGCGGTGGCTCGTGAGCTGCTGGCGGAGGCGCTCAAGAAAGAAGGCTATCAGGTCGAGGCGTTTGCCAGCGGGGAAGAGGTAATTGCCAGGGGACGTGAGGGGCGGGTCGATTTGGTCCTGACCGATATTCGCATGGGGGCCGTGGATGGACTCACTGTGTTGCGGGAATTCAAGCGGGTGAACCCGAATACGGCGGTGGTGGTATTGACGGCATTCGGCTCATTGGAGGGGGCGATTGAGGCGATTAAGCAAGGGGCTTACGATTATCTCGCGAAGCCGTTTAAGCGGGAGGATATCAAGTTGGTCGTCAAGCGAGGACTGGACCACTGCCGATTGCTTCGAGAGAATGCGCGGTTCCGAGAGGAGTTAAAGAGCAAGGGCGAGTGGTCTCCCTTGGTCGGCAGCAGCACGGCAATGTTGGAGGTCTACAAGCTGGTCGCCCGGGTGGCAGAGAGCAAGAGCACTGTGTTGCTGCAAGGAGAGAGCGGGACCGGCAAAGAACTGATCGCCCGGGCGATTCATACGAACGGTCCTCGCCGGGATAAGCCCTTCATCCCGGTCAACTGCGGCGCATTGCCGGATACGTTGCTGGAGTCGGAAATGTTTGGATATGAGAAGGGTGCGTTCACCGGGGCCGCCGGGACTAAGGTTGGACTCTTCGAATCGGCCAACGGAGGGACATTATTTCTCGACGAGATCGGTGAGCTCGGACAAGCATTGCAAGTGAAGTTGTTGCGGGTCATGCAAGATCAGGAAGTTCGGCGAGTGGGGAGTACGACATCCACGAAAGTCGATGTTCGGATTATTGCTGCCACTAACCGCGATCTGGAACAGTTGGTGAAAGAAGGCAAGTTTCGGGACGATCTGTTCTACCGCCTGAAAGTGGTGCCGATTACGTTGCCGTCGCTCGTGGACCGACGTGAGGATATTCCGATGCTGGTGCATCACTTCCTGCAGAAATGTGCGGCGGGGACCGGTCATGCCGTTCGGGGAGTGTTGCCGGACACGATGACGCTCCTGACCCAGTACCGTTGGCCGGGCAACGTGCGTGAGCTGGAGAATGCGATTGAACGCGCGGTGTCTCTCAGCCATGGGCCACTGCTGACGCCGGAGGATCTCCCAGAAGTCATTCGCCAGGGCGCCACGGCGGATGCTGCCTCCAGGCTGTCGCACTCCGATGGTCTCGATGATGTCTATCTTACGTTAGAGGAGGTGGAAAAGCGTCATTTGATTCGTGTGCTCAAGGAGACCAAAGGGAATAAGGTGAAGGCCGCCAAAATCCTCGGCATTGATCGGCGCACGCTCTATCGCATGGCCGAACGATTTGGCTTGGATCTTGGAGAAGAGACAGAGGGAACTGAAAAAGAACCTGCCTAA
- a CDS encoding Lrp/AsnC ligand binding domain-containing protein: MPGMTSSVVKTLGEIKEIKTIDPCWGKPDIIAIADIPDQDALTQLVLSRIHGIEGVTQTDTHLVYRLKEARSK, from the coding sequence ATGCCGGGGATGACATCGTCCGTTGTCAAAACGCTCGGAGAAATTAAAGAGATCAAGACGATTGATCCCTGTTGGGGAAAGCCTGATATCATCGCCATAGCCGATATCCCTGATCAAGACGCGTTGACTCAGCTCGTGCTGAGTCGGATCCATGGCATCGAAGGAGTGACGCAGACCGATACTCACCTTGTCTACCGTCTGAAGGAGGCCAGATCAAAATGA